One Leptospira kirschneri serovar Cynopteri str. 3522 CT DNA segment encodes these proteins:
- the trpE gene encoding anthranilate synthase component I — protein METPVSLFAKWGCESSQNSFLLESVEGGEKLGRNSFLGKTPSRLLQGKDGLFYITVGNEPPTEVITYDPLVLLENLLGNDVYVQDYRLPPFAGGAVGFLSFAAVRYYENIPNTKPEDENAPDCYFGIYDELLIVDHIDHVLRIVVNARVGEHSSLKECYDFVINKIDSIENEIRNGIIPEEIKNPKVATGSLELNPNIPDEEYKKNVEKAKEYIHAGDIFQVVPSRKLKFKPDVPPFQVYRGLRTVNPSPYMYYLKLGEITVVGSSPEIMVKYAGNQTYLRPIAGTRPRGKNPNEDKFLEENLLSDPKEISEHIMLVDLGRNDLGRVCKPGSVHVNDFKVIEKYSHVMHIVSQCSGELDEEKTIYDLIRATLPAGTVSGAPKIRAMEIIDELETTQRAIYSGALGYISFSGESDLAIIIRTIVFYGDTAFLQAGGGVVYDSIPESELEETKNKMAALLKAVEFARNGLRGEWK, from the coding sequence ATGGAAACTCCGGTTTCCCTGTTTGCAAAATGGGGATGTGAATCTTCTCAAAATTCTTTCCTACTCGAATCTGTAGAAGGTGGAGAAAAACTGGGAAGAAATTCTTTTTTAGGCAAAACCCCTTCTCGTCTTCTTCAAGGTAAGGACGGTCTTTTTTATATCACCGTAGGAAACGAACCTCCTACAGAAGTAATCACCTATGATCCTTTAGTTCTTTTGGAAAATCTTTTGGGAAATGACGTATACGTTCAAGATTATCGTCTTCCTCCTTTTGCGGGTGGGGCAGTAGGTTTTTTATCCTTTGCAGCGGTTCGTTATTACGAAAACATTCCGAATACAAAACCAGAAGATGAAAACGCCCCCGATTGTTATTTTGGAATTTATGATGAACTTCTAATAGTCGATCATATTGATCACGTGTTAAGAATTGTTGTCAACGCAAGAGTAGGAGAACATTCTTCTTTAAAAGAATGTTATGATTTTGTAATCAACAAAATCGATTCCATAGAAAACGAGATTCGAAATGGAATTATTCCGGAAGAAATTAAAAATCCGAAAGTAGCAACTGGAAGTTTAGAACTAAACCCGAATATTCCAGATGAAGAATATAAGAAAAACGTAGAAAAGGCCAAAGAATATATCCACGCAGGAGATATTTTTCAGGTAGTTCCTTCTCGCAAATTGAAATTCAAACCGGATGTTCCTCCGTTTCAAGTCTACCGAGGTTTAAGAACCGTAAATCCAAGTCCTTACATGTATTATCTTAAGTTAGGCGAAATTACCGTCGTCGGAAGTTCTCCCGAAATTATGGTAAAATACGCGGGAAATCAGACTTATCTCCGTCCGATCGCGGGAACCCGTCCACGAGGCAAAAATCCAAATGAAGATAAGTTCTTAGAAGAGAACCTTCTTTCCGATCCCAAAGAAATTTCAGAACATATCATGTTAGTCGATTTAGGGCGTAACGATTTAGGAAGGGTTTGTAAACCTGGAAGTGTTCACGTAAACGATTTCAAAGTAATTGAAAAATATTCTCACGTTATGCACATTGTAAGTCAGTGTTCCGGCGAATTGGACGAAGAAAAAACCATATATGATTTGATTCGTGCCACACTTCCTGCAGGAACCGTTTCCGGAGCACCTAAGATCCGTGCGATGGAGATTATAGACGAACTAGAAACGACTCAAAGAGCGATCTACTCCGGAGCTTTAGGTTATATATCTTTTTCAGGTGAAAGTGACCTTGCAATCATCATTCGTACAATCGTGTTCTACGGAGATACAGCATTTTTACAGGCGGGTGGCGGAGTTGTATACGACTCGATTCCAGAGTCAGAATTAGAAGAAACAAAAAATAAAATGGCAGCACTGTTAAAGGCAGTCGAATTTGCGAGAAACGGACTTAGAGGAGAATGGAAATAA
- a CDS encoding acyl-CoA dehydrogenase family protein has translation MEFALSSEQKELRDLARKFAKEEIRPKAEHHDHTGEYPLAVLKKAWEIGLMNIHIEPRFNGAGMQELDDVIIGEELFWGCSAMATAILANNLALAPVLLGANDRIKKEFVQPMTEEFKLAAYAVTEPGAGSDVAAIRTSAKKVGDEYIINGSKMWITNAGYADWFFVLTKTDPSAGHKGITGFIVDSKTPGIIMGKKEINMGQKCSDTRGITFEDVKVPAWQMIGREGEGFKIAMGAFDHTRPGVAIGAVGVARAAMEHSIQYANTRNTFGRPIMENQGISFMIAEMARDIEAGRLLCYQAAWMIDNGFRNTYQASIAKMFCADMCMRICTDAVQVLGGYGFNTEYPVEKLMRDAKIFQIYEGTSQIQRMIVSRFLADGKGIEGPNF, from the coding sequence ATGGAATTCGCTCTTTCCAGTGAACAGAAAGAATTACGTGATCTCGCCAGAAAATTTGCCAAAGAGGAAATTCGCCCAAAAGCGGAACATCACGATCACACGGGAGAATACCCGCTCGCAGTCTTAAAAAAAGCTTGGGAAATCGGGCTGATGAATATTCATATCGAACCCAGATTTAACGGCGCAGGAATGCAGGAACTAGACGACGTAATCATAGGAGAAGAACTCTTCTGGGGATGTTCCGCTATGGCAACCGCTATTCTTGCCAATAATCTAGCACTAGCACCCGTTCTTTTAGGAGCAAACGATCGAATCAAAAAAGAATTCGTTCAACCGATGACCGAAGAATTTAAACTCGCGGCGTATGCAGTGACCGAACCAGGCGCAGGATCAGACGTAGCCGCCATTCGTACTTCCGCAAAAAAAGTCGGGGACGAATATATCATCAACGGATCTAAAATGTGGATCACTAACGCCGGTTATGCGGATTGGTTTTTCGTACTTACTAAAACAGATCCATCAGCAGGCCATAAAGGAATCACCGGATTTATCGTAGATTCAAAAACTCCCGGAATTATCATGGGAAAAAAAGAAATCAATATGGGACAGAAATGTTCCGACACGCGCGGAATCACATTCGAAGACGTGAAAGTTCCTGCTTGGCAGATGATTGGACGAGAAGGAGAAGGTTTTAAAATCGCCATGGGCGCCTTCGATCATACCCGTCCAGGAGTTGCAATCGGAGCCGTAGGAGTTGCACGTGCCGCGATGGAACATTCCATTCAATATGCAAATACGCGTAATACTTTCGGTCGCCCGATTATGGAAAATCAGGGAATCTCTTTTATGATCGCTGAAATGGCCAGAGATATAGAAGCAGGAAGACTTCTTTGTTATCAAGCCGCTTGGATGATTGATAATGGATTTAGAAATACATACCAAGCCTCGATCGCCAAAATGTTTTGTGCGGATATGTGTATGAGAATTTGTACAGATGCGGTTCAAGTTTTAGGAGGATATGGATTTAACACCGAATATCCGGTTGAAAAATTAATGAGAGACGCGAAAATTTTCCAAATTTACGAAGGCACTTCTCAAATACAAAGAATGATCGTTTCCCGTTTCCTCGCAGATGGAAAGGGAATCGAGGGACCGAACTTCTGA
- the polA gene encoding DNA polymerase I — translation MKRLLIIDGHAFVFRAYYAFGASNLTNSKTGKPSGATFGFFKMLFKLIQDYTPSHIAMTFDPGGPLERGKIFQDYKANRKPMPEDLRPQIQEVMDTLDKIGFKILKVEGQEADDVIGTLCETYRSTAKEILIFSGDKDLYQLLEKKNIKMLRGKKGVTEFVEIDSAWVKEELGVDVKQIPDYMGIVGDTSDNIPGVKGIGDKGASKLLQEYKSLDGVYKNLDKIKNPGLKTKLSEQKENAYLSKQLATIRRDLQLGITEKDIEIPDYKSDQAILYFKSQGYNALSKDLAKSAGKEVPKDPEPAADSSENVTIPTAEKGSYKLITSADELSKICRGLLKSRVLSVDTETTSPNPAMAELVGISFSNQEKTGFYVSVKNNASLFQDKSLNLDEVREHLGPVLSSQVPKVGQNIKYDLIVLENHGFLLNNIQFDTMLASYVLRPEGRRHNMDDLAKEFLNYNTITYDDLVGTGKKKKELTDIDPEQVAEYAAEDADVTFRLYQIFRKSIKDSGVEPILREMEMPLISVLAKMEKTGIALDVPYFEELARDFDREIRHLESEIHKQAGGPFNIASTKELQKILFDNLKLRIVKKTQTGFSTDHEVLEELAGEHPIIEKLLDYRKYTKLKSTYVDALPKMVNPKTGRIHTSYNQTIAATGRLSSTDPNLQNIPIRDREGRLLRKGFTVDSNDYEILSLDYSQIELRIMAHISKDPAMLEAYNHGLDIHKRTAAALYGVPEIDVTHEMRDKAKVVNFSVIYGVTPYGLSRNLRIPRDEAKSFIERYMTQYPGVKSYMDSMVEFAEKNGYVQTLTGRRRPVTDINSTHKSAKEAAKRIAINSPIQGTSADMIKIAMIKIHEDIEKKHYKSRMLLQVHDELVFEVHKKEKDDFKASMKKHMETAMSLDLPIVVEGKFGVNWDEAH, via the coding sequence ATGAAACGCCTCCTTATTATAGACGGACACGCATTTGTATTCCGCGCCTACTACGCATTTGGCGCTTCTAATCTAACCAATTCCAAAACCGGAAAACCGAGCGGAGCTACATTCGGTTTTTTTAAAATGCTTTTTAAACTGATCCAGGATTATACTCCTTCTCACATTGCAATGACTTTCGATCCGGGTGGTCCTCTGGAAAGAGGAAAAATATTTCAAGATTACAAAGCCAATCGAAAACCGATGCCGGAAGACCTTCGTCCTCAGATTCAAGAAGTGATGGATACGCTGGATAAAATCGGCTTCAAAATATTAAAAGTAGAAGGTCAAGAAGCGGATGACGTAATCGGAACCCTCTGCGAAACGTATCGATCTACCGCAAAAGAGATTCTTATTTTTTCGGGAGACAAGGATCTATATCAACTATTAGAAAAAAAGAATATAAAAATGCTCCGTGGTAAAAAAGGTGTTACTGAGTTTGTAGAAATCGATTCCGCTTGGGTCAAAGAAGAGTTAGGCGTAGACGTTAAACAAATTCCGGACTACATGGGGATTGTAGGTGATACTTCCGATAACATTCCAGGTGTAAAAGGAATCGGTGATAAAGGAGCTTCTAAACTTCTTCAAGAATATAAATCCTTAGACGGGGTTTATAAAAATCTGGATAAGATTAAAAACCCCGGATTAAAAACCAAACTTTCCGAACAAAAAGAAAACGCATATCTTTCTAAACAACTCGCTACCATTCGAAGAGATCTTCAATTAGGAATCACCGAAAAAGACATAGAAATTCCGGATTACAAATCGGACCAAGCAATTCTTTATTTTAAATCCCAAGGTTATAACGCTCTTTCCAAAGACCTTGCAAAATCAGCCGGAAAAGAAGTTCCTAAAGATCCGGAACCAGCCGCAGATTCTTCTGAAAACGTAACAATTCCTACCGCAGAAAAAGGTTCTTACAAGTTGATCACTTCCGCGGATGAACTTTCTAAAATTTGCAGAGGTCTTTTAAAATCCAGGGTACTTTCTGTAGATACGGAAACCACTTCGCCTAATCCCGCTATGGCGGAACTTGTGGGAATTTCGTTTTCTAATCAGGAAAAAACAGGCTTTTATGTTTCTGTAAAAAACAACGCTTCTCTATTTCAGGACAAATCTTTAAATTTAGACGAGGTTCGGGAACATCTGGGACCGGTGTTATCTAGTCAAGTTCCCAAAGTAGGACAAAACATAAAGTATGATCTAATTGTATTAGAAAATCATGGTTTTCTGTTAAATAATATTCAATTCGACACGATGCTCGCTTCTTACGTACTTAGACCGGAAGGAAGACGTCATAATATGGACGATCTTGCCAAGGAATTTTTGAACTATAATACGATCACTTACGACGATCTTGTGGGCACCGGAAAGAAAAAGAAAGAACTGACCGACATAGATCCGGAACAGGTAGCAGAATACGCGGCCGAAGATGCGGACGTCACTTTCAGGCTTTATCAAATTTTTAGAAAGTCTATTAAAGATTCCGGTGTAGAACCAATTCTACGCGAAATGGAAATGCCTTTGATTTCCGTTCTCGCAAAAATGGAAAAAACTGGAATCGCACTCGATGTGCCTTATTTTGAAGAATTGGCTCGGGACTTCGATCGTGAAATCCGTCATCTGGAATCAGAAATCCACAAACAAGCCGGTGGACCGTTTAACATCGCTTCTACGAAAGAACTTCAAAAAATCCTATTCGATAATCTTAAATTACGAATCGTTAAAAAAACCCAAACCGGCTTTTCCACCGATCACGAAGTCTTAGAGGAATTAGCAGGAGAACATCCTATCATTGAAAAACTTCTGGATTATAGAAAATATACTAAACTCAAATCTACTTACGTGGATGCTCTTCCAAAAATGGTAAATCCTAAAACCGGGAGAATTCATACGAGTTATAATCAAACGATCGCGGCAACCGGTAGATTGTCTTCTACAGATCCGAACTTACAAAACATTCCGATTCGAGATCGGGAAGGTAGGCTTCTTAGAAAAGGTTTTACCGTAGACTCAAACGACTACGAAATCTTAAGTCTGGATTATTCTCAAATCGAACTTAGAATCATGGCTCATATCTCCAAGGACCCTGCTATGTTAGAAGCATACAATCACGGTTTGGATATTCATAAAAGAACTGCTGCTGCTTTGTACGGAGTTCCTGAAATAGACGTTACTCACGAGATGAGAGACAAGGCCAAGGTAGTCAACTTTTCAGTAATCTACGGTGTAACTCCTTACGGACTTAGTCGTAATCTTAGAATTCCAAGAGACGAAGCAAAGTCGTTCATAGAACGTTATATGACACAGTATCCGGGTGTAAAAAGTTATATGGATTCGATGGTGGAATTTGCAGAAAAGAACGGTTACGTTCAGACTTTGACGGGTCGTCGCCGCCCCGTGACGGATATCAACAGTACTCATAAGTCGGCAAAAGAGGCCGCAAAAAGAATCGCGATCAACAGTCCGATCCAAGGAACCAGCGCGGACATGATCAAAATCGCAATGATTAAGATTCACGAAGATATAGAAAAAAAACATTATAAATCCAGAATGCTTTTACAAGTTCACGACGAGTTGGTCTTTGAAGTTCACAAAAAGGAAAAAGATGATTTCAAAGCCTCCATGAAAAAACATATGGAAACTGCTATGTCCTTGGATCTTCCAATCGTTGTAGAAGGAAAGTTCGGAGTCAATTGGGACGAAGCTCACTAA
- a CDS encoding glycosyltransferase, which yields MILHIDTEIGWRGGERQLLLLAEGLKKRKIPQLILGRPGSALESRCSDQGLPFQAVDMKGEWDITSIQTIRAVVLEKKIKLIHTHTAKAHTLALFAKSKLPNTKLIVSRRVDFSIRKNLFSIWKYKSKRNDLFLTVSDKIREILLRDGVDPAKTVTVHSGIDFAFVKKLPNPTLYKKEFSLKKDTIVIGNVAALVDHKDQKTLLKAVSKIDPSKNFKVFIVGEGELRKELEDLANTLEISDKLIFTGYRTDVPDIFSLFDIFTLTSKEEGLGTSILDAMAAGLPIVATKGGGIGEMLTHEKGAFLAEVGDSESLAKYYEILMDDLKLRKTFGNFNKESVKRFSIKNTIRKTELAYYSFLGEDLFGEKI from the coding sequence GTGATTTTACATATAGATACGGAAATTGGCTGGAGAGGCGGAGAAAGACAGCTCTTACTCTTAGCAGAAGGGCTCAAAAAAAGAAAAATTCCACAACTCATTTTAGGCCGACCCGGCTCCGCTCTGGAAAGTAGATGTTCCGACCAAGGACTTCCCTTTCAAGCCGTGGACATGAAAGGAGAATGGGATATTACATCCATCCAAACAATCCGTGCCGTCGTTCTGGAAAAAAAAATCAAACTCATACATACTCATACTGCAAAGGCACATACACTCGCCTTGTTCGCAAAATCAAAACTTCCAAATACAAAACTAATAGTCTCTCGACGAGTGGATTTCAGCATTAGAAAAAACTTATTTTCGATTTGGAAATATAAATCTAAACGGAACGATCTTTTTTTGACCGTATCCGATAAGATCCGAGAAATTCTACTCAGAGACGGAGTTGATCCTGCAAAAACCGTAACCGTTCATAGTGGAATCGATTTTGCCTTCGTCAAAAAACTTCCGAATCCTACACTCTATAAAAAAGAGTTTTCCCTAAAAAAAGATACGATCGTAATCGGAAACGTCGCGGCCCTTGTAGACCACAAAGATCAGAAAACTCTTTTAAAAGCGGTTTCTAAAATTGATCCGTCTAAAAACTTTAAAGTGTTTATTGTAGGCGAAGGAGAACTCAGAAAAGAATTGGAAGACCTTGCAAATACATTAGAAATTTCTGATAAATTAATTTTTACCGGCTATAGAACTGACGTTCCAGATATTTTTTCTTTATTTGACATTTTTACTCTGACTTCCAAGGAAGAAGGGCTTGGAACTTCCATTTTGGATGCGATGGCAGCGGGACTCCCAATCGTAGCAACCAAAGGCGGTGGAATCGGAGAAATGCTCACCCACGAAAAAGGAGCGTTTCTTGCGGAAGTAGGAGATTCAGAATCTCTAGCAAAATATTATGAAATTCTTATGGACGATTTAAAACTCCGCAAAACGTTTGGAAATTTTAACAAAGAATCCGTAAAAAGATTCTCCATAAAAAACACAATCCGTAAAACAGAACTTGCCTATTACTCCTTTTTAGGAGAAGATCTTTTTGGAGAAAAAATATGA
- a CDS encoding class II glutamine amidotransferase, which yields MCELLGMSANVPTDICFSLTGLVQRGGKTGPHRDGWGIAFYEGKGLRVFHDPEPGVESKIAAFVQKLPIKSETVISHIRKANHGKVELKNTHPFIREFWGSYWTFAHNGQFKKIKQEPLGDFYPVGSTDSEHAFCWLLGKLKRKFKTYPKKETELFKIIESLLWELHQKGVSNILLSDSKNLYAFCSTKLSWITRKSPFGKARLVDADLSVDFRKVTTPGDQVTVIATCPLTSNEEWTICKPGDFFVWRKGKIVFSNQ from the coding sequence ATGTGTGAACTTCTGGGAATGAGTGCAAATGTTCCGACAGATATTTGTTTTAGTCTGACCGGACTTGTACAAAGAGGTGGAAAAACAGGACCTCATAGAGATGGTTGGGGAATCGCATTTTATGAAGGGAAAGGTCTGAGAGTATTTCACGATCCTGAACCGGGGGTAGAATCTAAAATTGCAGCCTTTGTTCAAAAACTTCCTATTAAAAGTGAAACGGTGATCAGTCATATTCGTAAAGCAAATCATGGAAAAGTGGAATTAAAAAACACCCATCCTTTTATTCGAGAATTTTGGGGTTCTTATTGGACCTTTGCTCATAACGGGCAATTTAAAAAAATTAAACAAGAACCTTTAGGTGATTTTTATCCGGTCGGAAGTACAGATTCGGAACATGCCTTTTGTTGGCTGTTGGGAAAGTTAAAACGAAAGTTCAAAACTTATCCTAAAAAGGAAACAGAACTATTCAAAATCATTGAATCTTTATTGTGGGAACTCCATCAAAAAGGAGTTTCTAATATTCTATTAAGCGATTCTAAAAATTTATACGCGTTTTGTTCCACAAAACTTTCTTGGATCACAAGAAAATCCCCATTTGGAAAAGCCAGGCTTGTAGACGCAGATTTAAGCGTGGATTTTCGAAAAGTAACTACACCAGGAGATCAGGTCACGGTAATCGCAACATGCCCACTTACATCCAATGAAGAATGGACTATTTGCAAACCGGGTGATTTTTTCGTTTGGAGAAAAGGTAAAATCGTATTTTCTAATCAATGA
- the amt gene encoding ammonium transporter, with product MKNRITNRIVLILFLGIDLPLFSESPALELSKTVDPIWLILCAALVFFMQAGFLMLETGLSRLKNTINVAVKNLMDYIVGTIAFFSVGFALMFGLSYEGWIGTNHFFLNGLKTGKDFSFFLFQVAFMGTAATIVSGAVAERIKFSAYLIVSVVVSLFIYPVFGHWTWGGGWIAKIGFVDFAGSTVVHSLGGWIALAGVIVLGPRKDKFKEDGTPRKIHGHNLTFSVLGVFILWFGWFGFNGGSALSFTDEVPLIILNTSLAGSVGGIFAITFSWIFYRVASVEDCMNGVLGGLVAITAGCHAFQPYASLIVGGVAGISVVVTSWVLEKILKLDDVVGAFPVHGVCGIIGTLLLPILSENQDIRIYPQLIGVLTCSFWAFGLGMILFLLLKISIGIRVNEEFEEKGLNVTEHGAGSSWIDLIHSLKDLAKGGGDLTQKIHVDSGTEAGAIAFLMNRYLANLGQMIYTIKEKSIELEYSSSEISTAWGKMSQGIQKQAANLGEVTSIFDSFRESFQRISSSAAQQKEMETSASKLLNELVFGFQKFDSDLKNSSEKSEESVKTIGLSRKELNHLETDINDIGSSAKKVEGLVKLLGDISAKLGMLSINASIEAARSGTAGKGFGVVAEEISKLASSTQESTKKASEILGEIQSTVSRGKNTVQTSVEFFKNLTEEFRFLAETYITIRESSSHYSNLIANLNRLNVSITNQSEIIMTDIDKRFSEIGNLYESVDLINGAFHEISAQSEELNATGEFLKQLAGILNSLVRNFRVEQNSSQELIPG from the coding sequence ATGAAAAACCGCATTACAAACAGAATCGTTTTGATACTTTTTTTAGGAATCGATCTTCCGTTATTTTCCGAATCTCCAGCCTTGGAATTATCTAAGACCGTGGATCCGATCTGGCTCATCCTCTGCGCTGCGTTGGTGTTTTTTATGCAGGCCGGATTTTTGATGTTGGAAACCGGACTTTCCAGACTAAAAAACACAATCAACGTGGCCGTAAAAAATCTTATGGATTATATCGTAGGAACGATCGCGTTTTTCTCCGTAGGTTTTGCTTTGATGTTCGGACTTTCTTATGAAGGTTGGATAGGAACCAATCATTTCTTTTTAAACGGTTTAAAAACGGGTAAAGATTTTTCCTTTTTTTTATTTCAAGTCGCGTTTATGGGAACCGCGGCTACGATCGTTTCGGGAGCGGTAGCCGAACGCATTAAATTTTCTGCATATTTAATCGTATCGGTTGTGGTTTCCTTATTTATCTATCCGGTTTTCGGACACTGGACATGGGGAGGAGGGTGGATAGCAAAGATCGGTTTTGTGGATTTTGCTGGTTCTACCGTTGTACATTCATTAGGTGGTTGGATCGCTTTGGCCGGAGTGATCGTATTGGGACCTAGAAAGGACAAGTTTAAGGAAGACGGAACTCCAAGAAAAATTCACGGGCATAATCTAACCTTTTCGGTGTTAGGCGTTTTTATACTTTGGTTTGGTTGGTTCGGGTTTAACGGAGGAAGTGCGCTTTCTTTTACGGACGAAGTCCCTTTGATCATTTTGAATACAAGTCTTGCCGGAAGCGTCGGAGGAATTTTTGCTATTACTTTTTCTTGGATTTTTTATAGAGTAGCATCGGTAGAAGATTGTATGAATGGAGTGTTAGGCGGTTTAGTAGCAATAACCGCCGGTTGTCACGCTTTTCAGCCCTACGCATCTTTGATAGTAGGTGGTGTCGCTGGAATTTCTGTTGTGGTCACTTCTTGGGTATTAGAAAAAATCCTAAAGTTGGACGATGTGGTAGGAGCGTTTCCGGTTCACGGAGTCTGTGGAATTATAGGAACACTTTTATTACCGATTCTATCAGAAAATCAAGATATTCGAATATATCCTCAATTGATTGGGGTTTTAACATGTTCTTTCTGGGCTTTCGGCTTGGGGATGATTCTATTTTTACTATTGAAGATTTCAATTGGAATCAGGGTGAACGAAGAGTTTGAAGAAAAAGGATTGAATGTCACGGAACACGGGGCAGGTTCCAGTTGGATTGATCTTATACATTCTCTTAAGGATCTTGCCAAAGGAGGAGGTGATTTAACGCAAAAGATTCACGTGGATTCGGGAACGGAAGCGGGAGCAATTGCGTTTTTGATGAATCGTTATCTCGCAAATTTAGGACAGATGATTTATACGATTAAAGAAAAGTCTATCGAATTAGAATATTCCTCCTCCGAGATTTCAACTGCTTGGGGAAAAATGAGTCAAGGTATTCAAAAACAAGCCGCAAATTTAGGAGAAGTTACTTCTATATTCGATTCTTTTAGAGAATCTTTTCAAAGAATTTCTTCTTCAGCGGCTCAACAAAAGGAAATGGAGACAAGCGCTAGTAAATTGTTAAACGAACTTGTATTTGGATTTCAAAAGTTCGATTCCGATTTGAAAAATAGTTCCGAAAAATCGGAAGAATCCGTCAAAACGATTGGTCTGAGCAGAAAAGAACTCAATCATTTAGAAACCGATATTAACGATATAGGATCTTCCGCTAAAAAAGTAGAAGGCCTAGTAAAACTATTAGGCGATATATCTGCTAAGTTGGGAATGTTATCTATCAACGCTTCTATCGAAGCTGCGCGTTCCGGAACGGCAGGAAAAGGTTTCGGAGTGGTCGCGGAAGAAATCAGTAAACTTGCTTCGAGCACACAAGAAAGTACAAAAAAGGCTTCGGAAATTTTAGGTGAAATTCAATCCACGGTTTCGCGCGGAAAAAATACGGTTCAAACGTCTGTAGAATTTTTTAAAAATTTAACGGAAGAATTTAGATTTTTGGCGGAAACTTACATAACGATTCGAGAAAGTAGTTCTCATTATTCTAATCTAATTGCAAACTTAAATCGTTTGAATGTTTCTATTACAAATCAGAGCGAAATCATCATGACGGATATCGACAAACGTTTTTCTGAAATTGGTAACCTTTATGAATCAGTGGATCTGATCAATGGTGCCTTTCATGAAATTTCTGCACAATCGGAAGAACTGAACGCAACCGGTGAATTTTTAAAACAACTCGCTGGAATTCTAAATTCACTCGTTCGAAATTTTAGAGTAGAACAAAACTCCTCTCAAGAATTAATTCCTGGATAA
- a CDS encoding patatin-like phospholipase family protein has product MQFHVKKKFTALTFNSAFFGFYAHAGFAKGLSEIGFRPSKITGCSSGALIGSLVAAGIPIDTMIDLILNLKKKDFWEGNLVTNFVKPIRKGLKNYSGILSGKNVKELLRPHLGHQKIEELSIPMGISVSNITKQIRELKTKGDLIDQIIASMTFPFLFEIQKLGEEEFIDGGVADQEPIKELILDKSIRKIVIHSIRTKKGHSEKAMIRAFHSSVQIIENETRELKELLAKHYKKRILRVETLTPYIDANQLRHGKEAMEEGRKSAHHWKKKILSDV; this is encoded by the coding sequence TTGCAATTTCACGTTAAGAAAAAATTTACGGCTCTTACATTTAACTCGGCCTTTTTCGGCTTTTATGCACACGCAGGTTTTGCCAAAGGACTTTCCGAGATCGGCTTTCGTCCGTCTAAGATCACCGGTTGTAGTTCCGGTGCGTTGATCGGTTCTCTTGTTGCCGCGGGGATTCCTATCGATACCATGATCGATTTAATTCTGAATTTGAAAAAAAAGGATTTTTGGGAAGGAAATCTAGTTACGAACTTTGTAAAACCGATTCGAAAAGGTCTTAAAAATTATTCGGGAATTCTTTCCGGTAAAAATGTTAAGGAATTACTCAGACCTCATTTAGGTCATCAGAAGATCGAAGAACTTTCCATTCCCATGGGAATTTCCGTTTCAAACATCACAAAACAAATTCGAGAACTCAAAACAAAAGGAGATTTGATTGATCAGATTATAGCTTCTATGACGTTTCCTTTTCTTTTTGAAATTCAAAAGTTAGGAGAAGAAGAATTTATCGATGGAGGAGTCGCCGATCAAGAACCGATCAAAGAATTAATTTTAGATAAATCTATTCGTAAAATCGTGATCCATAGCATTCGCACTAAAAAAGGTCATTCTGAAAAGGCCATGATCCGCGCATTTCATTCTTCGGTGCAAATTATAGAAAATGAAACCAGAGAATTAAAAGAACTTCTCGCAAAACATTACAAAAAGAGAATATTGAGAGTGGAAACTTTGACTCCTTATATAGACGCGAACCAACTCAGACACGGTAAAGAGGCAATGGAAGAAGGTAGAAAAAGCGCCCATCACTGGAAGAAAAAAATTTTATCCGATGTTTGA
- the cutA gene encoding divalent-cation tolerance protein CutA — MEARLVYVTTNNEKEALKIGKTLVEERLAACANIIPKMKSIYHWDDELIEEDEAILILKSKSELMTEVILRVKSLHSYSVPCVVSLPLLEGNKDYFSWIYSEVIAD; from the coding sequence ATGGAAGCGAGACTTGTCTACGTTACAACTAACAACGAAAAGGAGGCACTTAAAATCGGCAAAACTCTCGTGGAAGAAAGACTGGCCGCCTGTGCAAACATTATCCCTAAAATGAAATCGATCTATCATTGGGACGATGAGTTGATAGAAGAAGACGAAGCTATTTTAATTCTGAAATCGAAAAGTGAATTGATGACGGAAGTGATCTTAAGAGTCAAATCCTTACATAGTTACTCCGTTCCTTGTGTAGTAAGTCTACCTTTATTGGAAGGGAATAAGGATTACTTCTCATGGATCTACAGCGAAGTGATCGCGGATTAA